A single region of the Glycine max cultivar Williams 82 chromosome 20, Glycine_max_v4.0, whole genome shotgun sequence genome encodes:
- the LOC106797687 gene encoding uncharacterized protein: MIPYKSVTRLGLYFQNIIEVPSVYHKQWAPYYPNYVVLDYNGKKHYIRVRKFGNRVYIADGLKHFRRDMGIYEGVMITFAAPDINWKFDIHLSPPLHAQTCDRPVHSAREYVFTVDVDNRMIARLYPLVLPLDVVGYVNAGDDYVTVLGVRGRRHFWKLSMHNGLRCFAEPWFQFLTENDLMVGDEVAFYFRPNQLLWEVIPRKQTVWDEDEDDSP, encoded by the exons atgATCCCATATAAATCAGTAACACGTTTAGGTCTTTACTTCCAGAATATCATTGAGGTACCCTCTGTTTATCATAAACAATGGGCTCCATATTACCCGAATTATGTGGTGTTGGACTACAATGGAAAGAAGCACTATATAAGAGTTAGAAAATTTGGTAACCGAGTCTACATTGCTGATGGTCTCAAACACTTCAGGAGGGATATGGGAATATATGAAGGTGTGATGATCACATTTGCAGCGCCGGACATCAATTGGAAGTTTGATATCCACTTATCACCGCCACTACATGCACAGACATGTGACAGGCCTGTCCATTCTGCCAGAGAATATGTGTTTACTGTGGATGTCGACAATCGGATGATTGCTAGACTTTATCCATTG GTACTGCCACTCGATGTTGTGGGTTATGTTAATGCAGGAGACGACTATGTTACTGTCCTTGGTGTTCGTGGGCGTCGTCACTTTTGGAAGTTGAGTATGCATAATGGGCTTCGATGTTTTGCTGAACCATGGTTCCAATTCTTAACAGAAAATGATTTGATGGTCGGTGACGAAGTTGCCTTTTATTTCAGGCCGAATCAACTTCTTTGGGAGGTCATTCCCAGAAAGCAAACTGTGTGGGACGAGGACGAGGACGACTCCCCATGA
- the LOC121174275 gene encoding uncharacterized protein: MIDTPWSYDSCPYCTTTFDPLKIGAACRSCQNHVTHTIPRYKLVVKMEQNGEKANFHFWDAVCIIIFGKTADECRQELIASGDEIKVFPACVDQLLGKTWVVRFKHRIQMHQSYALDFSEQEHHIQSVISTLGLQVIIICPCQCNS; this comes from the exons ATGATTGATACACCATGGAGTTATGACAGTTGTCCATACTGTACAACCACTTTTGATCCATTAAAAATAGGTGCCGCCTGCCGTTCGTGCCAGAATCATGTTACTCACACTATTCCAag GTATAAGTTAGTTGTCAAGATGGAACAGAACGGGGAGAAGGCAAACTTCCATTTTTGGGATGCAGTATGTATCATAATATTTGGTAAAACTGCAGATGAATGTCGTCAAGAGTTGATTGCG agtGGTGATGAGATCAAGGTGTTCCCTGCGTGTGTTGATCAATTGTTGGGTAAAACTTGGGTTGTCAGATTCAAACACCGTATACAGATGCACCAATCATATGCGTTGGATTTTAGTGAACAGGAACATCATATACAGTCAGTGATATCCACGCTAGGTCTAcaagtaataataatttgtcCATGTCAGTGTAATTCGtag